The Nostoc sp. 'Lobaria pulmonaria (5183) cyanobiont' genome window below encodes:
- the rnpA gene encoding ribonuclease P protein component, translating into MALPKANRLKSRKDFQAVFREGIRRHGCYLTLRALKPLCSTKPPLDTATQTTQATDSAHLGSTQIGISISTKVSKRAVVRNRIKRQITAALYNLLPKLSPGWRLVFIVKPTAAESKCVSPQFLQELEQLLAQAEVFDGNS; encoded by the coding sequence GTGGCTTTGCCTAAAGCAAATCGGCTAAAATCCCGAAAGGATTTCCAGGCAGTTTTCCGAGAAGGAATTCGGCGTCATGGCTGTTATTTAACATTGAGAGCCTTAAAGCCCTTATGTTCAACAAAACCTCCTTTGGACACTGCCACCCAGACTACACAGGCAACTGACTCAGCACATCTTGGCAGTACGCAGATTGGGATTTCGATTAGCACAAAAGTCAGCAAAAGGGCAGTGGTTCGTAACCGAATCAAACGGCAAATTACTGCTGCTTTATACAACTTGCTGCCAAAATTATCACCAGGATGGCGGCTAGTATTCATTGTTAAACCTACAGCAGCAGAATCTAAGTGCGTAAGCCCACAATTTCTGCAAGAATTAGAGCAGTTGTTGGCACAAGCTGAGGTGTTCGATGGGAATTCGTGA
- a CDS encoding NACHT domain-containing protein, with protein MNQEQPLQNLNIDGALIREAQIGQAGRDLHQIQYLTVNESFSLAKLIGHRQVKPPSGKEEYRFREVLLNKVKQYWIKGVLEKSLYTKGLIDLGLEERLDAVKRPSSIVQEIPNKSGQTLPEGKSVSDVFNQMGKGRTLLILGEPGAGKTITLLKLAQELIARTEKDFSQPIPVVLNLSSWGNKQQTIADWLIEELNSTYQISKALGKVWIEDQQILLLLDGLDEVKIERRETCIRAINEFMQEHGLIEIVVTSRIRDYEALSTRLQLQGAICLQSLTFQQVNQYLDRAGEQLEAVKTLLQEDTTLQELAKSPLTLSVMTLAYKGNKLEDLPNTGSKEERRKHLFDTYIERMFERRKYEPRYSEVQAMRWLIWLAQQMFQKSQTIFLLERIQPTWLSNRVQKILYQFVNWLVGVIICGLLGWLIHQSPGVLIGVITAGIPLTWSTVEIKPVETLKWSWQEAKNFLKNGLPGGLVLGLIIGLFFKLVKTPFDLKTGLQLVDTPFDLKTGLQLGLLYGLINGLILGLLGGLRGPEIVIRTIPNQGIWNSAKNALIMGLFGGLLGGLFGRLIGEQIFGKTEWMQLCLVFGLVAGLVFGGGQAWLQHFTLRLFLYTQNSIPRNYVRFLEYATEHIFLQKVGGSYIFIHRMLLEHFAQMESVFIQPTPQPIHQSTNRNNALTEFNSTNNFNRDTPSQTPVENNMVCSSCSCKNPVTFNFCTKCGRRLNQPISRG; from the coding sequence ATGAATCAAGAACAGCCCCTTCAGAATTTGAATATCGATGGTGCTTTGATTCGGGAAGCTCAAATTGGACAGGCTGGACGAGACTTGCACCAAATTCAGTACCTAACTGTGAATGAAAGCTTTAGCCTAGCTAAACTAATAGGTCACAGGCAGGTAAAACCTCCTTCAGGGAAAGAGGAGTACCGTTTCCGAGAAGTTTTACTTAATAAAGTCAAACAGTATTGGATTAAAGGCGTACTAGAAAAATCTTTGTATACCAAAGGTCTAATTGATTTGGGACTGGAAGAACGATTAGACGCAGTAAAGCGCCCGTCTAGCATTGTTCAAGAAATTCCTAATAAGTCTGGGCAAACCTTACCTGAAGGTAAAAGTGTCTCTGATGTCTTCAATCAGATGGGAAAAGGACGAACCTTACTGATTTTAGGAGAACCCGGCGCGGGTAAAACGATCACTCTCCTGAAGTTGGCACAAGAATTAATTGCTCGTACCGAAAAAGATTTTAGCCAGCCTATTCCAGTAGTGCTGAACTTATCTTCTTGGGGAAATAAACAGCAAACAATTGCTGATTGGCTGATTGAGGAATTGAATAGTACATATCAAATTTCTAAGGCGCTTGGTAAAGTCTGGATTGAAGATCAACAAATATTACTGCTGTTAGATGGTTTAGATGAGGTGAAAATCGAGCGTCGAGAAACCTGCATTCGAGCCATCAACGAATTTATGCAAGAACATGGGTTGATCGAGATTGTGGTGACAAGCCGTATCCGAGATTATGAAGCTCTCTCTACTCGTTTACAATTGCAAGGTGCTATCTGCCTCCAATCTTTGACATTTCAGCAAGTTAACCAATATTTAGACAGGGCTGGTGAACAACTGGAAGCAGTAAAAACATTACTTCAAGAAGACACTACGTTGCAAGAGTTAGCCAAGTCTCCCCTGACTTTAAGTGTCATGACTCTGGCTTATAAAGGTAATAAACTTGAAGATTTACCCAATACAGGTTCTAAAGAGGAACGCCGAAAGCACCTGTTTGATACTTATATTGAACGGATGTTTGAGCGTCGTAAATATGAGCCAAGATACTCAGAAGTGCAAGCAATGCGCTGGTTAATTTGGCTAGCACAGCAGATGTTTCAGAAGTCTCAAACGATCTTTCTTCTTGAAAGAATACAGCCTACTTGGTTGTCAAATCGAGTGCAAAAAATACTTTATCAATTTGTAAATTGGCTGGTTGGAGTAATAATTTGTGGGTTGCTCGGCTGGCTAATACATCAATCACCTGGGGTGTTAATTGGTGTAATTACGGCTGGAATACCTTTAACTTGGAGTACGGTAGAAATAAAACCAGTTGAAACTTTGAAATGGTCTTGGCAAGAAGCCAAAAACTTTTTGAAAAATGGACTACCAGGTGGATTAGTTTTGGGGCTGATAATAGGACTGTTTTTTAAGCTAGTTAAAACTCCATTTGATCTCAAAACTGGGCTGCAATTAGTTGATACTCCATTTGATCTCAAAACTGGGCTGCAATTAGGTTTACTATACGGGCTAATTAATGGACTGATTTTAGGATTGTTAGGTGGACTGAGAGGCCCAGAGATAGTGATCAGAACAATTCCTAACCAAGGGATATGGAACTCAGCGAAGAATGCTCTGATAATGGGATTGTTCGGGGGATTACTTGGCGGATTATTTGGGAGATTAATTGGTGAACAAATCTTCGGAAAAACTGAATGGATGCAATTGTGTTTAGTGTTTGGACTTGTAGCTGGGCTTGTGTTTGGGGGTGGTCAAGCCTGGCTACAACACTTTACCTTACGCCTCTTTCTTTACACACAAAATTCCATACCTCGAAACTATGTCCGCTTTTTGGAATATGCGACTGAACACATCTTTTTGCAAAAAGTTGGAGGTAGTTACATTTTTATCCATCGAATGCTGCTGGAGCATTTTGCCCAAATGGAGTCAGTATTTATTCAACCAACTCCACAACCAATTCATCAGTCTACTAATAGGAATAATGCACTCACTGAATTTAATTCAACCAACAATTTTAATAGAGACACTCCATCTCAAACTCCAGTTGAAAATAATATGGTATGTAGCAGTTGTAGTTGCAAGAATCCGGTTACTTTCAACTTCTGTACCAAGTGTGGGAGACGATTAAATCAACCAATTAGCCGAGGCTAA
- a CDS encoding DUF2808 domain-containing protein, with translation MRRLLSALAVTSFLVTGLPALTLAQSLPGFTLFSGVKQENQLPFRLDFGGQANGWDRYILKIPAKRMKLAVGQFAITYPDYYKGTFDQKKIEVRVKGKAVPLSEVKWDKEGKLINIFPQEPVPAGSAVEVVLSNVKNPSFGGVYYFNCQVLSPGDVPLLRYMGTWIVSIT, from the coding sequence ATGCGACGTTTACTTTCTGCTTTAGCCGTGACTAGCTTTTTGGTTACTGGATTACCAGCCTTGACTTTGGCGCAAAGCTTACCTGGATTTACGCTGTTTAGCGGCGTCAAACAAGAAAATCAGCTACCCTTCCGGTTAGATTTTGGTGGACAAGCTAATGGTTGGGATCGATACATATTAAAGATTCCAGCCAAAAGAATGAAATTGGCAGTTGGTCAATTTGCCATTACCTACCCTGATTATTACAAAGGAACTTTTGACCAGAAAAAAATTGAAGTCCGAGTCAAAGGCAAAGCAGTTCCGCTTTCTGAGGTGAAGTGGGACAAAGAAGGTAAACTGATTAATATTTTTCCTCAAGAGCCAGTGCCAGCAGGTAGTGCAGTTGAAGTAGTGTTATCTAACGTGAAAAACCCATCGTTCGGCGGAGTTTACTATTTTAACTGTCAAGTGCTCTCCCCTGGGGATGTACCACTACTGCGCTACATGGGAACATGGATTGTGAGCATTACTTAA
- a CDS encoding PH domain-containing protein, which produces MGIREDVYYEGGPHIGDLIVNLLIGLTIVGIPLTVGAIVRALWLRFRITDRRITVIGGWQGRDRTDVIYSEIVKIVKVPRGIGFWGDMAITLKNGSRLELRAIPNFREVYDYINERIAAKNPEFSGTANK; this is translated from the coding sequence ATGGGAATTCGTGAAGATGTTTATTATGAAGGTGGTCCCCATATTGGGGATTTAATTGTCAACCTGCTGATTGGGCTAACCATTGTCGGGATACCATTAACAGTCGGGGCAATTGTCAGGGCATTGTGGCTGCGTTTCCGCATCACCGATCGCCGAATTACTGTGATCGGAGGTTGGCAGGGGCGCGATCGCACTGACGTAATTTACTCAGAAATTGTCAAAATCGTCAAAGTCCCCCGTGGCATTGGCTTTTGGGGAGATATGGCGATCACTCTAAAGAACGGCAGTCGTCTCGAATTGCGTGCAATTCCCAATTTTCGCGAAGTCTATGACTACATTAACGAAAGAATTGCTGCAAAAAATCCCGAATTTAGCGGCACTGCCAATAAGTGA
- a CDS encoding Jag family protein, translated as MSDIPMQRGQQWLKTLLEVTGIPVEIQGHLETAQSQDGDSLEEPDNYWLTIDQTNLTSEQIQVLIGADGSVLDAIQYLANSVLNLSQPPEEQASYTIELNGYRVKREAEIRALAEAAADEVRFSGREVEIKSLSSAERRQVHTFLKEFGDLETFSRGKEPHRHLVVCPASLEGVGS; from the coding sequence ATGAGCGACATTCCGATGCAGCGAGGTCAGCAGTGGTTAAAAACTCTGCTGGAAGTCACTGGAATACCTGTTGAGATTCAGGGTCATTTAGAAACTGCCCAATCTCAAGACGGTGATTCCCTAGAAGAACCAGATAACTACTGGTTGACTATTGACCAAACCAATTTGACATCAGAACAAATCCAGGTATTAATTGGTGCTGATGGTTCTGTGTTAGATGCGATTCAGTATCTAGCAAATTCGGTTCTAAACCTCAGTCAACCCCCAGAGGAACAAGCCTCTTACACCATTGAGTTAAATGGCTACAGGGTCAAAAGAGAAGCCGAAATTCGCGCATTAGCAGAAGCAGCAGCCGATGAAGTGCGCTTTTCTGGTAGAGAAGTGGAAATCAAATCTCTTAGTTCTGCTGAACGGCGTCAAGTTCATACCTTCTTGAAGGAATTTGGAGATTTAGAAACCTTCAGTCGCGGTAAAGAGCCACATCGTCATCTGGTTGTTTGTCCAGCTTCGTTGGAAGGAGTTGGGAGTTAA
- a CDS encoding YceD family protein codes for MDAIYIPQLTQAPERTEEVQVNEFLPGLETLTPVRGHVRVQHHGNYLQVSSQAETIITCTCNRCLQQYNRRLGLDTKEIIWLDETANQANDLPLEREVVMEDLLESLPPDGYFYPNEWLYEQMWLTVPQRQLCDRNCPGIPVSSTVDSSDTSETPVDHRWASLEALKKRLPG; via the coding sequence ATGGACGCAATTTATATTCCGCAGCTAACTCAAGCCCCGGAGCGGACAGAGGAAGTTCAGGTTAATGAATTTCTGCCTGGTCTGGAAACTTTGACACCAGTTCGCGGGCATGTGCGCGTACAGCATCATGGTAATTACTTGCAAGTGTCTAGTCAGGCAGAAACAATTATTACTTGTACCTGCAATCGCTGTTTGCAGCAATACAATCGACGTTTAGGGCTTGATACGAAAGAAATCATCTGGTTAGACGAAACTGCAAATCAGGCAAATGACTTGCCCTTAGAAAGGGAAGTGGTTATGGAAGATTTACTGGAAAGTTTACCGCCCGATGGTTATTTTTATCCCAACGAATGGCTGTATGAGCAGATGTGGTTGACAGTACCACAACGGCAACTGTGCGATCGCAATTGTCCAGGTATTCCTGTAAGTAGTACTGTTGATAGTTCTGATACTTCTGAAACTCCAGTTGATCACCGTTGGGCTTCTCTGGAAGCATTGAAAAAGCGACTTCCGGGATAG
- the yidC gene encoding membrane protein insertase YidC yields MDFGIGFLSNNVMLPIIDFFYGIVPSYGLAIVALTLIVRFALYPLSAGSIRNMRKMRIVQPLMQKRMAEIKERYKDEPQKQQEEMVNVQKEFGNPLAGCFPLLVQMPVLLALFATLRGSPFASANYSVNLQILPAEQIEQIQPQAFATAPQNIYVADGEHVKVAAIIPSGNKLAVGEQTKIQYQTVAGKPFQVLLAEHPENKLIPDWKITKGEDRIKIDAQGNVEALQPGDVTIQGTIPGLAAEKGFLFIDALGRVGAQDPDGTIHWDIVAMIVFFGISLYVSQMLSGQNSSGGNPQQDTVNKITPVIFSGMFLFFPLPAGVLMYMVIGNIFQTAQTYLLSREPLPEELQKIVETQEKQAAVTEQKALPFEPKSPKKKATGGS; encoded by the coding sequence ATGGATTTTGGTATCGGCTTTCTCTCGAACAACGTGATGCTGCCAATCATAGACTTTTTCTATGGTATTGTGCCTAGCTACGGATTAGCGATCGTTGCTTTGACCTTGATAGTCCGCTTTGCGCTCTATCCCCTGAGTGCTGGCTCAATTCGCAATATGCGGAAAATGCGAATTGTACAACCTCTGATGCAAAAGCGGATGGCAGAAATCAAAGAGCGCTATAAGGATGAACCGCAAAAGCAGCAGGAGGAAATGGTTAATGTCCAAAAAGAATTTGGCAACCCTTTGGCAGGCTGTTTTCCATTACTAGTGCAAATGCCAGTTTTGTTAGCGCTGTTTGCCACTTTGCGGGGTTCGCCTTTTGCAAGTGCGAACTACAGCGTTAACCTGCAAATTCTTCCCGCAGAACAAATCGAACAAATTCAACCCCAAGCCTTTGCCACTGCTCCTCAAAACATTTATGTTGCAGATGGGGAACACGTTAAAGTAGCTGCCATTATTCCCAGCGGAAACAAATTAGCGGTGGGAGAACAAACCAAGATACAGTATCAGACTGTTGCAGGTAAGCCGTTTCAGGTGCTTTTAGCAGAACACCCAGAAAATAAGCTGATTCCTGATTGGAAAATTACCAAGGGTGAAGATAGGATAAAAATTGATGCTCAGGGCAATGTAGAAGCCTTGCAACCGGGAGATGTCACCATTCAAGGTACAATTCCTGGATTGGCAGCAGAAAAAGGGTTTTTATTCATTGATGCTTTAGGCAGGGTTGGCGCACAAGATCCAGATGGCACAATCCATTGGGATATCGTCGCCATGATCGTCTTCTTTGGAATCAGCCTTTATGTTAGCCAAATGCTTTCCGGGCAAAATTCCAGTGGAGGCAATCCGCAGCAGGATACAGTTAACAAAATCACCCCCGTTATCTTTTCTGGGATGTTCTTGTTCTTCCCCCTACCAGCTGGGGTATTGATGTATATGGTGATTGGTAATATTTTCCAGACTGCACAAACTTATCTTCTATCCCGCGAACCTCTACCGGAGGAACTGCAAAAAATTGTAGAAACCCAGGAGAAACAAGCAGCAGTCACAGAACAAAAAGCATTACCGTTTGAACCAAAAAGTCCTAAGAAAAAGGCGACAGGGGGATCATGA
- the rpmH gene encoding 50S ribosomal protein L34: MKRTLGGTSRKRKRTSGFRARMRTPDGRNVISARRKKGRHRLSV; the protein is encoded by the coding sequence ATGAAAAGAACACTGGGCGGCACTAGTCGTAAGAGAAAAAGAACTTCTGGTTTTCGCGCCAGGATGCGGACACCAGACGGCAGAAACGTGATTAGCGCCAGAAGAAAAAAAGGACGTCACCGTCTGAGCGTTTAG